From Erigeron canadensis isolate Cc75 chromosome 5, C_canadensis_v1, whole genome shotgun sequence:
GACACTCATGGTGGAAGGATGCCTAGCAAACAGGAGGTGTTGGATAAGCGAGATGCCATAGAAAAAACCAACTCGTATGTATACTCTGCAGAAACGGTGAAGCAAATGCTCCATGATAAGAAGTCAACAATAAGGAGACCATTGAATGTTGCAGCTGAGAAAGATCGGTTAAGGGAAGCCTTGGAAGTAGCTCAAACGAAGCATGATGAGGTGGAAGTTGAGAAGATTAAAGCCAAACTCCAAGAACTAGAAGCTTCCCGGCAGACTCAACAAAAAGATAATAAGGCGATAAGACTTGCAGAAATGAATAGAAAGAATCGGGTTGAAAATTTCAAGAATGCGTCTGAAGTGAAGCCCTTGAATGCAAAGGCTGGTGAAGCAGGTTATGACCCATTTTCAAGGAGATGGACTAGGTCCAGGAATTACTATGTCTCCAAGCCTGGTGAGGCTGCTGCCGAAGCCTCCCAAGCTGCTGCAGTTGCTGGTCTTGATGGTGGCAACATTACGAAAGCAGGCCTTGTTGCTACTGTTGTTGCATTGGAAGCTGCCGCTGATGCAGGGAAGTTGGTGGATACTAGTGCTCCCGTGGATCACGGGACTGAGTCAAACATGTTGCATGATTTTGACCTTCCAATTTCATTGGCTGCACTTCAAAAGTTTGGTGGGCCGCATGGAGTCCAGGCTGGGTTCATGGCACGGAAACAGAGGGTAGAAGCAACAGTTGGGTGCCAGGTCCCGGAAAATGATGGGAGAAGGCATGCATTGACCCTCTCAGTAAGCGACTACAAAAGACGGAGAGGTCTGCTTTAAAATCTGATGCTTGAAGAAACTTGTGGGATGGCGACATTTCATGTTTAGGTAATGTAGTAACCGTTTATGCTTTCTTTTGTTGGCAACTTAATAGTAGATATGAACCTAAATTATGCTATGGCTGTTTTTATTGTTTGATTTATAGCTTGACCTATATTTGACATTCCGATATTCTAGTATTCTTTTTGTTTATCATTTACTTTCCTGGAATTTTGAAGACACTTATAGTGGTTTAATAACACCcgataaaaaagataaaaattatgggaaaatgatatatcttcCTACAAAATAGCTTAATAATCCTCTTTAACACCTTGATTACATGACAACTCTCTTTCTTAATTACATCTTTTGTATTTGTCGAGTGTCATGATCAAGTTTTTAGAAAGACATTATTAGTTTGATTTTTAAGTAggatattttattttcttcaaagggATGTATAACTGATATAACAATATACAATCAATTGTAAAGAGGAAACAGGTCAAACAAATTATGAACTTGTTAAGATTTGTATAAATCAGGTGAAGTCCAGGTTACAAAACACACGCACCTAATAGTGGAATCAACAGATACATGGAAGATACATGGAAGTGATATCAACTCCAACCCCTATCTAGCCGTTGCATAACCATATAACTACTAATGACTAAAACATCGTGGAGAAACGACCTCTCGACCTACTTCTGCAGCCCAGGAATAAAAACGTCGGCTAGCCGCACCCCAGAGATCACATACATTGTATTAATGAAAATGGAAGATCCCCAGCAGCCAAAAACTTCTTCACTTGTTTAGTTGTAGCGACATGTTAAAAGCTTTAGCCGCACAGTAATGACGATCGCAGCAATGAGCTGTTATTTTGGCCGTTTCTTCTTGAACAGCCTCAAGTTTCTCACTTGCCAAATATAATTGACCGATGCATCAAAACAAGCTTATGCACGACACTTCGGATGGatctttttttcaaattaggaATGATGCCAAGAGTGAAGATCAGCCCTCACTTTCACACTAGCCCAAACCTGTGGAGTACAAGCAATCAAAGAAAGGTGGGTGTGGACATTCTTGTGTCAccaaaaacattttaatatCATTACATAATTATTAGAGCTCACCATCCATATAATTTAAGTTGATCACTAAACGATATAAATATCACTTCTTacaaaaagaaagtgtaaataatttcaaatatagatccaaaaaagaaaaatgtctaTAAATAACAAACCAAACTTATTCTTAATAAATATTTCAAACCTACAAATTAAGAACACAAATAGGATGGGCATAACCATAACTATTTAACACATAATCAAAGGAAATGTGGTCTCGCTGATACTTCAAAAACAAACCTGAGGTAAAATGATAGCAACAACAGTTAGCCAGTAACCTTATATCATCTTTTCGTTAGCTTTTTCTTTGTGGTAGATCCATTACAAGCATTAAGCAACCGTCCACTTACAGAAGCATAGATCCTAAGCTTCTCCAAAATTTTCCTCTCACTAACGCGCAGCATTAGAGAATGGtacaactttttatttgtgGCGGGGCATGTCTTTAATGCTTGTACATCATCCTCCAGAGACCTCAAACCATAACATCGATCCCTAATATCTGCCAGGGATAACAAAGCACCTTGAACACTTTCTGTCAGCAAAAGTTTCTTGTTGGTTTCTGTAATCTCACCCAATATGATTCTATTCTTATTAGATATGGTGGCTATTTTTGATTTATCAAACTCATCGTAAGCTTTTTCAGGTAGCGAAATTATGAATATCAACTTAAGTAACTCAAGTTCTGGTTCACCATTAGTCGATACTTCAAAATAGTCAATGTCTTGGTTTGGAAATTCAGAATGGTATAATCTTTTCCATGAAAAAAGACGCCTCCTAGAGTGCCGTGATGAAAATATTGATGAACTCCATTCGAGTACTAACTCTAGATCTATATTCACTATATCGTATGGGTTATCTGGCTCTGTAAATCCATATCTGTGAAGCAATGCAGCATTACCCATAGATCCGTATGTGTTGAAGACCTGTAAATGAAGAATCAATAATCAGAATATAAAACTGCAGAAGCACATTCCACTAGGCTATAAAAGGATACAAGATCAACGAGTCAGATAACGGTCAAAACGGGCATGACGGGGAGACCGTCTGTTGCTCACCCAATATGCCAAATAATTAATGTGTCCCCTATGACTACAAAGCCAATATTATCACAAAAGAGTTCATTAAACGATTCACATCATTGTAAGCAATAGAAAATGGACTTTTGGAGACTTCAACCCTTTTGACACATTCCCCTGTTAGCTATCCTTTATTTAACTCCTTTGACCCATATGAGATAAACACAATTCGAAATTCATGTCTAGTAAAATTTTACAGGGTATTTATTTAGAGCTGCCAAAAGGCGACTATGTTGATAATGGACATCAAAAATTCTGGAAAACGACGTCATTGAGTCTTCATGATAGAGCAACACATATTAGTATTTAGTATGTCAACAAAATGTTAAACTAAGCCTAGGCATGGATGTCACATTGACAAATAGCCGAATAGAAATTCTTGTTCTAGGTTTTCCGTGGTATCAAGAgcattttatacttttatatggCGTTGTTGTATTCTCGCAGGTTGCAATAGACACCGATTAAGGTTAACTTCGTTACCCATGGTTGATCTGTAAATAGTTTTTATGCTTTCACTAAACTGAAATGTTATCGAACACACTCTAGAcagaaaaaactataaaattccAAGACTATGCGCTATCAAATATCAAGTATTAAGTCTAATAGATCTGTGTTAGTTTTGCTCAGTGTTGTAAATAACGGCCTTAACGACCGttataacggccgttataaTGGCCGTTATAACGATAATGGAGGTCCACCGTTATGTTAAAGGGGTTGGAGGGTAAATTTAAAGGTTTGAGTCAATAAAGGTCAAATAACGGATTTAACGGCCTTAACGGCCGTTATAACGGGATTTAACAGTATTTATAACGGGCtttaacggtcaaataacgGATTTAACAGACAAATAACGgatttaacggtcaaataaTGGATTTAATGGTCCtttttgactaattttgttaggatgttgctaatatatatatttttttatataaattcctttatattttatagtctCCGTTATAACGCCGCGAAATGTAATTTAACCTTAAAGGTCATCCGCCACGAAGGAACCGCCGACCATTATTTACAACCTTGGTTTTGCTTCCTCTATCATGGATCAACTGGACCAGTTAGGTACTTTAAACTATGCTCTTTTACAAGTGTCCATTTTTCAAATTGCAACTACTTTGCATACTTTCAAAAACATTAGGACAGAGACCAGGCCTTATATTTTGGCAACAAATTCAAGACTTTCCACAAAAACAGAGGAACTGCTCATTGAAGTTTAAGCAGAGTATAATGGAGGCCTTTCTCCTAGAAACTGCtcatttcattattattgtgttaTTCCTTTTACATTCTATCTTTAATGTCCTGGGCTgcaaaaatacataaaaacttATAGCATCTGCTCATAGCAAAACACTAGTCCCCTATCCTTAGCTTATAGTTTTtcaaaacacaaaataaatCCATAGCTAAAGCACAACCTTCTATTTAAACAAATTTTGCTGATGCCATTGGAAAGTTTGCCAAAATTATTCGCTCGTGTTGATTTGTTCAGCATGCATTTGCATTTGTATTATAATTGTGACATTTAGCTCAAAAGATGCTTTACCACTTGTCATCCAATCCAAGTGCATTGAGCTCGGAAAATGAATGAGGTGGGTCACAAGTCTAAACGGGTCAGTTGCCCTGTTAGCTATTCTTTTGACATATCTAAATAAATACCCTTTATGATTACAAACCCAATAACAttacaaataatttaaaattaacaaTTCACTTCGTTGTAGATAAAAGAAAATGGACTTTTGGAGACTTCAACCCTTTTGACACATTCCCCTGTTAGCTATTCTTAATTTAGCTCCTTTGACCCATATGAGATAAAACATAATTCGAATTCATATCTACTAAAATGGAAATCAAAGGACGTCATTGAGTCTTCATGATAGAGCAACACATTAGTATTTAGTACGTCAACAAAATGTTAAACTAAGCCTAGGCATGGGTGTAACCTTGACCAAATAGCCAAATAGCAAATCTTTACCATCATTAATTGAATGTGCAAGAGAGACAAACCTCGGCTCCAGCTTTGACATCCTTCACCATAATCATTTCCAGAATATCGGTGCTTGAGGAACTTTCACtagtatcatcatcatcacattTTGGTGAGGCAATATTTGATCCATTCTGAATGGAAAGATCTCCATCAAGATCATCATCAACCTCATTTTCCATGTTTTCAGAAGTATCAGTGTCAGATTCAGATTGCAAAGATACTGAGGTGAAGTGCACATCCTCAGCATTTGTCTTGTGATTAAATCTGTGTTCATGGTAATTGACGAGGAGCATGAATCAGTAACCATCATAGAGATTTAATGTCAGAGTATTGTCTGCACATTCAAAATTACATCCTCCATAGATACATCATGGAGAATATATTACTTACAGGTCTGCCAAAGGAACCAACCCAAATCCATAATAATCATCTATCTGAAAGGAACGTGAAGAGATCAAACTTTTGGCAGAGAAGTACTTATCAAGACCAAAATCATCCGGATTTAATTTAACAGGAGCTGACTCCACAAAAGGGACGATACATGCTTTCCAGTCGTCGTATACAAGAGCTTTGTCTTCTTTAATTGTCTGTCTACACACATACCACAGTGATCAAAGTAAATTAGCAATTAAGCAATAAAACCTTCCTGTTTGATGTAATATATACATGATCAAATTCAAGGCCTCAGTTCTCTAGGCTACCGTCATTGAATACATGCGGTCGTAATGTGTTAACTCGCGACGTGAAGCTGCATTTTGACATAACAAAGATATAGGGGTAATTATGTCTGGCTAAAAGCTAAAACTAATGTGATAGCCTGTAAGATCTCACAAAAATTGTTTAGGTAGTGACTGAGTAACCAACATTCTATAAGAATCTGCACTAAAAGGGGGAAATGAGGCAGCAGGCCCATAACTTTAAACCATGTAAATGTTTTCACGGTATCCGCTACAATGTCATAATAAAATTACACAATATCTGACACTCTAAACCAGATGGCATAGGTTTTCCCTAACTCTACTAGTTGGATCCACATTGCAACATTCTTTCATAGACATgaaaactttttcatatatgcTTCACTCGTATCCAATCTAGTCCCCCTAGTAGCAGGTTCAATTAGATGAATACAAGTCTACATATCATACTTGAGGAATTTAGGTGTTGCCTTGTTGGGTATCATAATTAGCATAAGCTAcaagcaacaaaaaaaaatgaatactcGATATTATGTAGATTAAGCACCTACCCCTGCAATGTATAAGTACCCATCTAACCAGTGGTGGAACTTAATACTACGTAGGGGTAGTCTGGGCTACGGGTCCACTAAATCCATGTAGCTTAATTTTCTTAGAGAAATGATGTATTCTTTATTCGTGCTATGGGTCAAGTAAAATATGGGATACCAGTCAATGTAACCAACtctaaactttcaaaagattcTTGTGCAACtaaatgagaaatgaaaacTAAGAAAGCGCCAAAAACTcctaaaaaccgactaaaaatATCGAAAAATCGTTACAAATTGCTAAAAATCATAACAATGTAGTCCTTTACTATATCTAACAAATATTTCATTTTCAGAccaaaaaacatatatcatcACACAACATCAAACAAGTCCaaacatgaataaaaaaatgaatgaatGCTAGTAAAGTAAAACGTATCGGGTAACCTTATAAAGCTCGGTGCCAACGAGCATTTCATCGATTTCTTCAAGAGACCAAAGCAAAGGAACATCAAGGTTTCCATGAGGGGGCAACATTTGTAAATAAGGAAACCAAGGCGATTTGTGGGCCATGCTTATTTCAAACATGACAGCAACAGAAAGTGCCATGTAACCTTCAAGACAAAAATCTTGGATAAGTTGACAAGCACCTGATGTTTTGACAGTCAGACATGTTTTTTTAGGGATAGTGGCAATGACGTCACCCTCATGTAAATCAGATGATGTGTATACAGATATATATTCTTCTTTTTGTATATCTATTTCTTTTTGAATGGTGAAGTTGAGTGATTGTGTGTGTTGTATTGAGTTTTCTTTCATCCATCTTTTGAATGCTCTCATTCTCCGGCTGCTGCTGGTACTGCTCATTGTCGGATTGAAAATTATGATGACGTcagcaaaaacaaaaagtttatgttgaaatttttgGGTGTGAAAATAGGTTTGCAGGAGGTGGGTGGGAAGAAAACGACGACTACTATgcataagttttcttttttacaacCTTTAAATTATCAACTCTTTCATTTATGCCCCTTCACATAGAAAAGTCTCTAATTTAGCTCAAATGTATTGAACTAGTAAAATTACCCACACTTCGGTGCGGTTTTGTCATCTTTAGATTTCGTTAAAAGCTTACccaaaagaaatttaaaaacaaattatttaacatttgatctgaatatatttaatcaaatatGAATAAGAAGTAACAATTTTTTGCATCTATCTAAAGGTAAAGAGACTGATCTCATAAAGACCTCTGACCAAATGggaaaagaaaagtaaaatataaaaggTAAGTAACTATATCTAATGGCCGAGTATCGtatgaatatattaaaaatgtattagagtaacataaacatataacaaacatattaacaagataaaattcttttttcttaaatataattttgtattttgtataaCGTCTGTGCGAATGtaataaaactttataaaatcaaataaaagcTTAACTCTATTTTTATCTTGAAGTTTTAATGAAAATGAATAGTTCCGTTATAATTATATACTAAAAGCTAATTATTAACGTTATGATAATTAGTATCTTGAACTCTATAAATCTTATCTTGTTTTTGAATGATTTTAAATCCCTAGAGTTAACAATAGTTGAACGGGGTAACCATTTCTCGAATATCTagaatatgaaaaaatatatgtgtttttagttCAAAAAACGCACAAAAACATCATTTGGGTGGTCGACGTTGATATTTAGTTCCAAACTAGTTAAGTCTTAACTTTTTTACAGGAATCTTTTTGTTATATGTTATTTACCCTTATTGTGATGGTTTTTGCAAGAGCAAACATTCAAGAACTTTTTACTTACGTCCATTTTCATGTATACGTGTGTGCCACTACATATTACATCTTTCTTGTACGAACGGTTGTTTAGCCTACTAGCTAgcttttgtcttttctttttatatacaaagaTTTAACACTACACTACCTAGCTATAATACATATCATGGTCATTCTCATGTATGCAATTATATTATCTTAATTATAACCGAGATTCTCGCTTTCAATTATAAAAACGTAGCATATTTATTATGAAAGAAAAACCTTTGAATTAATCCGCActtcatttttgtttatttgtttattcattttttttatttttgaaagataCGTATAGACAGGCATGGAAAATAATGAAGTACTTGACTAGGAAGATATTGATATTGAAGAGATATGGAATCTCATCAGTTTTGATGATATGGGCGACTTCGATAACGATTCTTTGACTTTCCTGCTATTAACAATAATGgagttattgtttttgatgaGACCAAGTTATTGGTGATGATCATATGAAAAACCCTGCTGATGGTCAAGGTCAATTATTCGAAATGTTGAACAATAATGATGTTATTGATGGTGATGAGAATCACGTAGTTGGTTATGATCATGTGAACAACCTTGCTGCTGATCAAGGTCAAGAATTCGAAATGTTGAACAACAATGATGttattgatggtgatgatgagaACCAAGTATTTGGTGATGATCATGTGAACGACCATGTTGCTGGTCAAGTTGGTGATGGTCATATCAACAATGGTGTTATTAATGTTGATGATGGGAACCAAGTTATTGGTGAGGATCATGTGAACCATTGTGTTATTGATGTTGATGGTCAAGTTGGTGATATAAAGGAAGTTCAGTGGCTGGACACAATAAAGAGAAGGTGACACTTACCAGACAACAAGTCGAAGATTGCAGAGgtgtttttataacttttgagGCATCTAAACATTTAGGAGGTGATAAATGGCTATATAGATAGataggtaatatatatatatatatatacacacataataTGCGTGTGTGCGCGAGTAAGAGAGATATAGGAAAACAGTTGACTAATATCATTCAAACTATTTTTAATGCATGCAGTCACTGTTGAGTCTGTCAAACAGGAAAATATTCTTCTTGGGTTTCCAAGGTGGCCCAGGGTCTCTACTAATACTCGTGCAAGGAGCTCAGTTGGTTCTACTTCTGGTGCAACTAATTCTAGGCTTACAAGAAATCTGACTCCAAGTTCCAATCCCTTGCAAAATACCCCATTGTGTGCAACTTCTGGGCTTACAAGGAATCTGACTATAAGGTCCAAGGAAAAGATCCCATTTAGCATAGCCTTAGAGAGTCCTGCATCTAGCAATGTCAAAATGGTTTGAGTTTCTATCTCATCATCTTATGAAGAAGTCAAGTTGATAATAGTTGTAAACAATAGCTAGATCACAAATCATGTTAAGTGTGTGAGGGAGAATGAAAGAAAGCTTGTAAATGTAAAGGAAATGGAAAGTATATTATAAAAGTCTATCAAATACAAAGGTGGTGGAGGGGTATATTTATACACAAGGAACTATTCATAATAACCCCTTCCATACTTAActaaattacaattaaacaccacAATTTTAtatctaacattcttccccttagTGATTTATAAATGTTGCATCGTCTTCgatctttaaatcttgataggcctttttgttgagaatcttAGATGTTGAATAGACTTTGAAGCTTTCTCTTTGTCTTCATCGTCTTCGATCAACTTTGACTTTTTGAATTCGCAAGCATTCTGTAAAGGCGAAGTACTTAGGTTTCTTGTGAAATGTGGAAGCTTTGTATATGGTGCGGAAGCTTGGCTTGGTTTTGAGTGTATAACTTGTCTTGGTTCTTACTAAAGTCTttgattatttgtatttttgctccccctcaaacacACAATTTtctcaacaacaaaaaatttaatCCAAAAGTGATATGTCATTTTAGCTCCCCCTCAACTTGGGCATAATCTTCGGAGCAAAGAATAAAACTATGCATAGTGCTCCCCCTCAGATTGGCAGGTGTAACGTGTTCATCATGCAACAATGATAGATAGCACACATGGTGAATGAAAAGGTTTAATTATGAAGTAACGTCTTAAATAAATAGATTTTGAACGGGTTGTACACTGTTGTATGTACAAGCCAAATCACAACCACCTACTTGAATCCAGACATTGGAACCCATGTAAGGGTGGGTCCAACTGGATATTTGAAAAGAGAAGTAAGAGGTTGTGCATATTAAGCACTTTTTCACACGAGGGTGAATGACTCGTAGTGCAAACTTAAAAAACTCAGAGTGAGAGTATCTAATGGGAGTGCTTTTAGGTTTTGGGTTGGGTTTAGTATGAGAGAACCAGCCATATTGATCTCTATAGCGAATGATTCCGGTGGTGGAATCCTTGAATATATGGCAATGGCTGTTTAGAGGCTTGAGGGGAGGTCTGGTCTTGCGAGGTGTGTAATATGGGTTCATTTGTTTGAGAGTAGGATGAGGTTTAGGTGGAATGGTTTTTGTTTTGATAGAATAAGGTTCTTTGAGAAGTTGGGAGTGGTATGAGCTGGTTTGGAAGATGACTGTGAGTGTTTATTGTTTTGGTGAGATGGTTTGGTATTATAAGGATTTGTTTTGGTTTGAGAGGAAGGGTGTTGCTTGGTATTGGTTGATAATTTTGGGTGATTATGGTTTGATTGGCATTTGAAGTAatggattttgttttagttgGAGATGGAGTGGTTTGGTTGAGAAGAGGTGATTCCGGAGCACGATTTGAAGGAGGATTCACTTGATTTGACTTGGTTGCAAGTTGAGTTCCCAATGACAAGGAATGAGCTTGAAGGCATTAACTTCAAACATGTTTGCTCATTATTCCTCGAAGAAATGGACTTGTTTTGCAATTCACGATTGAGCTTCGAAAGttgttgcaaaacaagttcTTTAACTCGGGTTTCGAGGATGGTTCCAATAAGTTCTTCGAGAGAAATATCTAACTCATTGATTAAATTAAGAATCTTTGACTGCAAATGATCATTATCTTTTCGAAGACTTTCTATGTTTGACAAAATGAGATCATTAACAGATTTGAGCTCTTTGTTCTCAGATTTGAGTTGCTTAATTTCAAGTTGAAAACTCTTGTGCTTTGATTAGAATGCAAAAATTCAATTTTAAGCTTTGTTCTTTGGATTTAGGTTATTAAACTTTTCAAGGATGTTCATGGGAAGGTAATGAGTTAAATTAAGATAAAAAGGAAGAAACTTTAACGTGTTTAAAGGGTAAAGCAAGGAAATTTCGGTAAAGAGTaagtgtaacacccgtcgtttaaaaatatgaatttccaaaaactttcgcctaacggcatTAAAAGAAAgcagaattaaactttaaaagtccaaaccagcaaaatctgtttggtttattcataaaatggtgttactagccatatcatcaaaataagtctaaatggataTCCATTGGTTGTTCatcattaaacaaccgacattatagtaaatacaaatcataaatacctaaacataaatgaatgtctaatgcgagcagccactataGGTAAACtacagccagcttcaagatcatctacccatgcctcacatcttctcacatctacctgctcactaatgttcgacctgagggcacaacacattttaaaagagcaagtgttagctaaagaattagctaagtaagatttCGTTAGCTAACACATGATTAGTAAagcatttgtccaattaaaactTTGTAAAAGTAATGTTTCGtcattaaggcacatatcatcacaaATCATCTCACATAGCATTATACATCTTTCAAATAGGATAGTttatcctaaatgtgcctaatcatcttttgcatcattacatataacatattgACATCTTTATAGTTGCGACATAAGTCACACAtatcatataaggtgtaagtttgtgtgtaggcggtcataagacctgacagggaacctcacacccgactggatggatcAGCCTTTCAGCGGTCCAtcagtgtcgttaaggaatggcaagccaatcccggagtaatccgtatgttcaagataAATGGGGTGGGTCAGACCttccgtattactcttcacatctttgaccatgttgcaaggagccacccgagcagCCAAATCTACGCACTAAGCcggccgggcaagggcaagtacgggttaagtttaacactttcacatctaaattacgagctcaatttcacatctcatatagtttaggtgtccacattACCTAAACACCATCACATAAAAATCTTTTAcatttgggcccttaaacgtgcacgtgtcatggcaacttaataagtctagtgaactagatgaacaagccatacaatcatgcacatttcac
This genomic window contains:
- the LOC122600531 gene encoding N-lysine methyltransferase setd6, which gives rise to MSSTSSSRRMRAFKRWMKENSIQHTQSLNFTIQKEIDIQKEEYISVYTSSDLHEGDVIATIPKKTCLTVKTSGACQLIQDFCLEGYMALSVAVMFEISMAHKSPWFPYLQMLPPHGNLDVPLLWSLEEIDEMLVGTELYKTIKEDKALVYDDWKACIVPFVESAPVKLNPDDFGLDKYFSAKSLISSRSFQIDDYYGFGLVPLADLFNHKTNAEDVHFTSVSLQSESDTDTSENMENEVDDDLDGDLSIQNGSNIASPKCDDDDTSESSSSTDILEMIMVKDVKAGAEVFNTYGSMGNAALLHRYGFTEPDNPYDIVNIDLELVLEWSSSIFSSRHSRRRLFSWKRLYHSEFPNQDIDYFEVSTNGEPELELLKLIFIISLPEKAYDEFDKSKIATISNKNRIILGEITETNKKLLLTESVQGALLSLADIRDRCYGLRSLEDDVQALKTCPATNKKLYHSLMLRVSERKILEKLRIYASVSGRLLNACNGSTTKKKLTKR